Proteins from one Enterobacter bugandensis genomic window:
- a CDS encoding methyl-accepting chemotaxis protein — protein sequence MFLHDVKIGTKLFLAFGFFIVLMVISASMSLLSLNRANNGMQSIITHDYPTTVKANQLIDNFQEFISTQQLMLLDEQGTYTAQSQQHLKEISEHITVILGELNTVLQDPKSQQVLAEIRDVRQQYLDSRYRILQAVQNNDRAGAIQEMMTHTLTVQQAYKAKVQELIAIQNHEMQSAGAQVEGDFRSSRLLLILITLFSVAAGSLIGWFIVRAITRPLGEAVNFANAISEGDLTGSITPHGKDETGLLLHALMEMKNRLLDIVQQVQTGSENISSAAAQIVAGNQDLAARTEEQASSVEQTAASMEQITATVKNTASHTGEATNLSADAATVVKNNGEMMKQVTSKMRLINETSNRMSDIIDLIDAIAFQTNILALNAAVEAARAGEHGRGFAVVAGEVRQLAQKSASSASEIRELIESSTSQTQDGMNLVEKASALINGMVGNVEEMDTILREIRQASHEQTEGISQINSAIGLIDATTQQNSALVEESVAAAASLNEQAMHLKELVRVFRVSEHAPA from the coding sequence ATGTTCTTACATGACGTAAAGATCGGCACGAAATTATTTCTGGCGTTTGGATTCTTTATTGTCCTGATGGTGATCAGCGCCAGTATGTCCTTACTGAGCCTGAACCGGGCTAACAACGGGATGCAATCCATCATTACCCATGATTATCCCACCACGGTAAAAGCGAACCAGTTAATCGACAACTTCCAGGAATTTATTAGCACTCAGCAGCTCATGCTGCTGGATGAACAGGGAACGTACACGGCACAGTCGCAGCAGCATCTTAAAGAGATCAGCGAGCATATCACGGTGATTTTGGGCGAGCTGAATACGGTGTTGCAGGACCCGAAATCGCAGCAGGTCCTTGCCGAGATCCGCGACGTTCGTCAGCAGTATCTGGACTCGCGCTATCGCATTTTGCAGGCGGTGCAGAATAATGACCGTGCGGGTGCTATCCAGGAGATGATGACCCATACCCTCACCGTGCAGCAGGCCTATAAAGCTAAAGTGCAGGAGCTGATTGCGATTCAGAACCATGAGATGCAGAGCGCGGGGGCGCAGGTGGAAGGAGACTTCAGGTCCAGCCGACTGCTGCTGATCCTGATCACCCTCTTTAGCGTCGCCGCTGGCAGCCTGATTGGCTGGTTTATCGTGCGCGCTATTACCCGCCCACTCGGCGAGGCGGTGAATTTTGCCAATGCCATTTCAGAGGGCGACCTGACGGGCAGTATCACGCCGCACGGCAAAGACGAAACGGGCCTATTGCTGCACGCGCTGATGGAGATGAAAAACCGCCTGCTGGATATTGTGCAGCAGGTGCAAACAGGCTCGGAGAATATCTCCAGCGCAGCCGCGCAGATTGTCGCCGGTAACCAGGATCTTGCCGCGCGCACCGAGGAGCAGGCAAGTTCCGTTGAACAGACCGCCGCCTCGATGGAGCAGATCACCGCGACGGTGAAAAACACCGCCTCGCACACCGGGGAAGCGACTAATCTCTCGGCAGATGCCGCCACGGTGGTCAAAAACAACGGGGAGATGATGAAGCAGGTGACCAGCAAAATGCGCCTGATTAACGAGACGTCGAACCGGATGTCCGACATTATCGACCTGATCGACGCTATTGCGTTCCAGACCAACATTCTGGCGCTGAACGCGGCGGTGGAAGCGGCGCGTGCGGGCGAGCACGGCCGCGGCTTCGCGGTGGTTGCCGGTGAGGTTCGCCAGCTTGCCCAGAAGAGCGCGTCGTCTGCCAGTGAAATTCGCGAGCTGATCGAGAGCTCCACTAGCCAGACCCAGGACGGGATGAATCTGGTGGAAAAAGCGAGCGCGTTGATCAACGGCATGGTCGGCAACGTGGAGGAGATGGACACGATCCTGCGCGAGATCCGCCAGGCCAGCCACGAGCAGACGGAGGGGATCTCGCAGATCAACAGCGCGATTGGCCTGATTGATGCCACCACCCAGCAGAACTCTGCGCTGGTGGAGGAGTCCGTCGCGGCGGCGGCATCCCTTAACGAGCAGGCGATGCACCTGAAAGAGCTGGTACGCGTATTCCGAGTGAGCGAGCACGCGCCGGCTTAA
- a CDS encoding methyl-accepting chemotaxis protein: MSSPSCVTQNNYPLDDDTTLMSTTDVHSYMTHANDTFVQVSGYQLDELMGQPHNLVRHPDMPKAAFADMWYTLQQGEPWSGIVKNRRKNGDHYWVRANAVPMVRNGQVTGYMSIRTKATEEEIAAVEPLYRALNNGSCKKRIQKGLVVRKGWLGKLPSMPLRWRVRSVMAALFAALAATLVTTSAGWAPLAAAAVITLLGTLLFEQQIVRPIENVAHQALKVATGERNSVQHLNRSDELGLTLRAVGQLGLMCRWLINDVSSQVMSVRDGSDRLAQGNEALNDRTRQTVANVQQTVATMNQMAASVQSNSETAAEVDKLSVAASSAATKGGNAMQTVVKTMDDIADSTQRIGSITSLINDIAFQTNILALNAAVEAARAGEQGKGFAVVAGEVRHLASRSANAANDIRKLIDASASRVQSGSEQVHAAGRTMDDIVEQVKNVTQLIAQISHSTSEQATGLSELTRAVAELDSITQKNADLVEESAHISAMVKHRAGRLKDAVTVLH, encoded by the coding sequence ATGTCTTCTCCTTCCTGTGTCACCCAGAATAATTATCCTCTGGACGATGACACCACCTTAATGTCGACCACCGACGTCCACAGCTATATGACCCATGCAAACGACACCTTTGTGCAGGTGAGCGGCTATCAGCTTGATGAGCTGATGGGCCAGCCGCACAATCTGGTGCGCCATCCCGACATGCCAAAAGCGGCGTTTGCCGATATGTGGTACACCCTGCAGCAGGGTGAGCCGTGGAGCGGCATTGTCAAAAACCGGCGTAAAAATGGCGATCATTACTGGGTGCGTGCGAATGCGGTACCGATGGTGCGGAATGGGCAGGTGACGGGGTATATGTCGATCCGCACCAAAGCCACGGAGGAAGAGATCGCTGCCGTAGAGCCGCTCTACCGGGCGCTGAATAACGGGAGCTGTAAAAAACGCATCCAAAAAGGACTGGTGGTGCGTAAGGGCTGGTTGGGTAAACTTCCTTCCATGCCGCTACGCTGGCGCGTACGCAGCGTGATGGCGGCGCTCTTTGCCGCGCTTGCCGCTACCCTGGTGACCACCTCCGCAGGCTGGGCGCCGCTCGCAGCGGCCGCCGTGATAACGCTGCTGGGAACGCTGCTGTTTGAGCAGCAAATTGTCCGCCCGATCGAAAACGTCGCGCATCAGGCGCTGAAGGTGGCGACCGGCGAGCGCAACAGCGTGCAGCATCTGAACCGCAGCGACGAGCTGGGGCTGACCCTGCGCGCGGTAGGACAGCTGGGGCTGATGTGCCGCTGGCTCATCAATGACGTCTCAAGCCAGGTGATGAGCGTCCGTGACGGCAGCGACAGGCTGGCGCAGGGGAACGAAGCGCTGAACGATCGTACGCGTCAGACCGTGGCGAACGTGCAGCAGACCGTCGCAACGATGAACCAGATGGCCGCTTCCGTTCAGAGCAACTCAGAAACCGCCGCCGAAGTGGACAAACTCTCCGTCGCCGCGAGCAGCGCGGCGACGAAAGGCGGCAACGCGATGCAGACCGTGGTGAAAACGATGGATGACATCGCCGATAGCACGCAGCGCATCGGCTCGATTACCTCCCTGATTAACGACATCGCTTTCCAGACCAATATCCTGGCGCTGAATGCGGCCGTTGAAGCGGCAAGAGCCGGCGAGCAGGGGAAAGGCTTTGCCGTGGTCGCGGGGGAAGTTCGCCACCTTGCCAGCCGCAGCGCGAATGCGGCTAACGATATCCGCAAGCTGATTGATGCCAGCGCCAGCAGGGTACAGTCCGGCTCCGAGCAGGTGCACGCCGCAGGCCGCACGATGGATGACATTGTCGAGCAGGTGAAAAACGTCACGCAGCTCATCGCGCAGATCAGCCACTCGACGTCCGAACAGGCGACCGGGTTGTCAGAGCTAACCCGCGCGGTGGCGGAACTGGACAGCATTACGCAAAAAAATGCCGACCTGGTCGAGGAGAGCGCGCACATCTCTGCCATGGTGAAACACCGCGCCGGGCGTCTTAAGGATGCGGTGACGGTGCTCCATTGA
- a CDS encoding PadR family transcriptional regulator, producing MRHEHDGGGRRPRFFGHGDLRLVILDILTRSASHGYELIKEIENLTQGNYTPSPGVIYPTLDYLQDQTFIIITEEESGRKKIAITAEGQRWLDENREQLEQIQVRIKARSVGFELRKNPQMKRALDNFKAVLDLKVNQGELSDAQLKQIIGIIDRAALEISQLD from the coding sequence ATGCGACATGAACACGACGGCGGTGGACGCCGACCGCGCTTTTTCGGCCACGGCGACCTGCGACTGGTGATTCTGGATATCCTGACCCGCAGCGCCAGCCACGGCTATGAGCTGATCAAAGAGATCGAGAACCTGACCCAGGGGAACTACACGCCGAGCCCCGGTGTGATCTACCCGACGCTGGATTATCTGCAGGATCAAACCTTTATCATTATTACGGAAGAAGAGAGCGGTCGTAAGAAGATTGCGATTACCGCTGAAGGACAACGCTGGCTGGACGAAAACCGGGAACAGCTGGAACAGATCCAGGTGCGTATTAAGGCGCGCAGCGTCGGCTTTGAGCTGCGCAAAAACCCGCAGATGAAGCGGGCGCTGGATAACTTTAAAGCGGTGTTAGACCTGAAGGTAAATCAGGGAGAGCTCAGCGACGCGCAGCTCAAGCAGATTATCGGCATAATCGACCGCGCGGCGCTGGAGATCTCCCAGCTGGATTAA
- a CDS encoding siderophore-interacting protein has translation MASTRYPQRVRNDLRFRELTVRRVERVSAGFQRIVLGGEALEGFSSRGFDDHTKVFFPAPGTTFVPPKVTDEGIDWGDGVRPQARDYTPLYDEANHELALDFFIHDGGIASGWAVEAKAGDRLTIGGPRGSLVVPEDYAWQLYVCDESGMPALRRRLESIAKLPVCPEIHAVVTVGDESYKDYLAHLSDFNITWVVGHSEQAVADRLAALAVPAEDYFIWLTGEGKVVKSLSRQFETNAIDQHLVRASAYWHAK, from the coding sequence ATGGCATCTACCCGTTACCCACAGCGCGTGCGTAATGACCTGCGCTTTCGCGAGCTGACGGTGCGCCGCGTTGAACGCGTTAGCGCAGGCTTTCAGCGCATTGTTTTAGGCGGCGAGGCGCTGGAGGGCTTTAGCTCCCGCGGCTTCGACGACCACACCAAAGTCTTTTTCCCTGCACCTGGCACCACGTTTGTCCCGCCGAAGGTCACCGATGAAGGCATCGACTGGGGCGACGGCGTACGTCCACAGGCGCGCGACTATACGCCGCTGTACGATGAGGCAAATCATGAGCTGGCGCTCGATTTCTTCATTCATGACGGCGGGATTGCCAGCGGCTGGGCAGTCGAGGCGAAGGCGGGCGACAGGTTGACGATCGGCGGCCCGCGCGGTTCGCTGGTAGTGCCGGAGGATTACGCCTGGCAGCTGTACGTGTGCGACGAGTCCGGCATGCCGGCGCTGCGTCGACGTTTAGAGAGCATTGCTAAACTGCCGGTTTGTCCGGAGATTCACGCGGTGGTGACCGTAGGTGATGAATCTTATAAGGACTATCTGGCGCACCTGAGTGATTTCAACATCACCTGGGTGGTGGGCCACAGCGAGCAGGCGGTGGCTGACCGTCTGGCGGCGCTGGCCGTGCCGGCGGAGGATTACTTTATCTGGCTGACCGGAGAAGGGAAGGTGGTAAAAAGCCTGAGCCGCCAGTTTGAAACCAACGCGATTGACCAGCATCTGGTGCGTGCCAGCGCATACTGGCACGCTAAATAA
- a CDS encoding coiled-coil domain-containing protein: MSTPIKRLEIIKNAIELEDDDIIQSQLTRLKNEAFDDELQAIVVALEEKNYTAAMAAITAWLQGQRAVTQWRDPQVAASKLELKALEERLRDLIDHRNARVQQLDEFNDLYFSRLGPLMQQILALRKTLAELNLRRQQAEARRREEDYRRCQRYMAQAVEVLATLTQRWRDLPADSVQAAQARKHLEQQSNLITNLLAEALELESGLTREEEPARQARDEANEEYEKYREQHHDAEVRLRKGKHLSEEDQNELKRLWRQASKLCHPDLVADDLKEEANAMMVQLNQAKQRGDVKTIRSLVARLQQGFEPLMASDRLNDLERIRKKMAQVREQIDTLVNELAELEKEESWLLVSSLSNMEAYFAQQEKALKEVCASLEHQVNEAQMDSAA, from the coding sequence AATGCCATTGAACTGGAAGATGACGACATCATCCAGAGCCAGCTGACACGCCTGAAAAATGAAGCGTTTGACGATGAGCTACAGGCAATCGTCGTGGCGCTTGAGGAAAAGAACTACACCGCGGCCATGGCGGCCATAACCGCCTGGCTGCAGGGCCAACGCGCCGTGACCCAGTGGCGTGACCCACAGGTAGCCGCCAGCAAGCTGGAGCTGAAGGCGCTGGAAGAGCGTCTGCGCGATCTGATTGACCACCGCAACGCGCGCGTGCAGCAGCTTGATGAGTTCAACGATCTCTATTTCTCCCGCCTCGGACCGCTGATGCAGCAGATCCTCGCCCTGCGTAAAACGCTGGCGGAGCTGAACCTGCGTCGTCAGCAGGCGGAGGCACGTCGTCGCGAGGAGGATTACCGCCGCTGTCAGCGCTATATGGCGCAGGCGGTGGAGGTGCTGGCGACGCTTACCCAGCGCTGGCGCGATCTCCCGGCTGACTCCGTCCAGGCCGCTCAGGCGCGTAAGCATCTGGAGCAGCAAAGCAATCTGATTACCAACCTGCTGGCCGAAGCGCTCGAACTGGAAAGCGGCTTAACGCGCGAAGAAGAGCCCGCGCGTCAGGCGCGCGACGAGGCCAACGAAGAGTACGAGAAGTATCGCGAACAGCATCACGATGCCGAAGTGCGGCTGCGCAAGGGCAAACATCTCTCGGAAGAAGATCAGAACGAACTCAAGCGCCTCTGGCGGCAGGCGAGCAAGCTCTGCCATCCGGATTTAGTCGCAGACGATCTGAAAGAGGAAGCCAACGCGATGATGGTGCAGCTCAACCAGGCCAAACAGCGCGGCGACGTCAAAACCATTCGCTCGCTGGTGGCCCGCCTGCAGCAGGGGTTCGAGCCATTGATGGCGAGCGACAGGCTGAACGATCTGGAGCGTATCCGCAAAAAAATGGCGCAGGTCCGCGAGCAAATCGACACCCTAGTGAACGAGCTGGCGGAGCTGGAAAAAGAGGAGTCCTGGCTGCTGGTATCGTCGCTGAGCAATATGGAAGCGTACTTTGCTCAGCAGGAGAAAGCGCTAAAAGAGGTATGCGCCTCGCTCGAACATCAGGTTAACGAAGCGCAGATGGATTCGGCAGCCTGA